In Phaseolus vulgaris cultivar G19833 chromosome 3, P. vulgaris v2.0, whole genome shotgun sequence, the sequence gaggggcttcagtggtggaACAATGCCAGAGggctccgacaggaaggagggcatgcctttctacttgggggccttcttggctgtggcccttgaatggcgcgcccaggccagaaacgctgctttgcaaacccaaaccctccaggccttggaaacaagggtagctgCCCTGGAGGAAGAAAGGAAGATTCTGGGACGCCAAaacgaaacttaccaaaccaccctgaagcaggcgcaagagtccaaagtaGAAGCTGAaaaacaactggcagaggcggtgGAGCTCCAGGCCGACTTCTACGCTCGGGAAATCGCCCTCAAAGTTCAGGTAATGAGCCTTCAAGACATAGTCGAAGCTTAcgaagaagttcaaaaggacttgaaggaccgcTGCTGTGAGCAAGCTGACAaaatggagcggatggagggggaaatggctacccaagccaaagctatgggccttctccaggttgactacgacaaactgcaggtcgaggtcagccgactccgtgtggagaaggaggctttggagaagcagatAGCTTATGGGGACGCCACCGTTGAGGAgttagagaaggacaaaaagaccctcatccaagacatggcgggcactttcgaggagggattctaggaggctctggcccaagcTGTCTGCATGAATCCGGGGATCAACATTTCCAACTGtgattccactcaccacattgttgatggaaaagtCGTGCCCCTGGAGCTGGACGATTGAACCGCCACCCTCGACCATCACTTTATTCCTTTACACTTGTTTTTAACcctctttgataaacttgtaattctttgaattgtCTGCACTTTCGTTACAACTTTGGG encodes:
- the LOC137839287 gene encoding uncharacterized protein translates to MPEGSDRKEGMPFYLGAFLAVALEWRAQARNAALQTQTLQALETRVAALEEERKILGRQNETYQTTLKQAQESKVEAEKQLAEAVELQADFYAREIALKVQVMSLQDIVEAYEEVQKDLKDRCCEQADKMERMEGEMATQAKAMGLLQVDYDKLQVEVSRLRVEKEALEKQIAYGDATVEELEKDKKTLIQDMAGTFEEGF